A genomic stretch from Leptotrichia sp. HSP-536 includes:
- a CDS encoding glycosyltransferase family 4 protein produces the protein MKKDKILIYLGYNSPIIYKRGVENVILSQSRALPQNIKKYYIFFGEKDKEFFWNDIKCISIKHNLFRFFKLNKSINDLYKNTECVIHSHNYLMSFFLLKKTDIFTVHDGLYYQANETNHKLKNLFKYIEKKVYKKSGLLHFISKFAKEKSLYKGNNFKIIYNTTPFENIDLKYASKDNWETDKIKIFTVRSIEERANINLLIELAKRKRNYDIKIAGKGPLLEKYREEIRKNQLENIELLGYISDEEVRYFYETADLVIVLAKYGEGFGLPIIEGYLYNNPVFASDICAIPEIIIDKNFLVKNNVEDLENKIEKYYEELPVYNFKKYYKENFSYDKILKKYRQMYDKFF, from the coding sequence ATGAAAAAAGATAAAATTCTTATATATTTGGGATATAATAGTCCAATTATATACAAACGTGGAGTAGAAAATGTCATATTATCTCAGTCTAGGGCATTACCACAAAATATTAAAAAATATTATATATTTTTTGGAGAAAAAGATAAAGAGTTTTTTTGGAATGACATAAAATGTATATCAATAAAACATAATCTATTTCGTTTTTTTAAATTAAATAAATCTATAAATGATCTATATAAAAATACTGAGTGTGTTATTCATTCTCATAATTATCTTATGAGTTTTTTTCTTTTAAAAAAAACAGATATTTTCACAGTGCATGATGGACTTTATTATCAAGCTAATGAAACAAATCATAAATTAAAAAATTTATTTAAGTATATTGAAAAAAAAGTTTATAAAAAATCAGGATTATTGCATTTTATTTCGAAATTTGCAAAAGAAAAATCTTTATATAAAGGAAATAATTTTAAAATCATATATAATACAACTCCTTTTGAAAATATTGATTTAAAATATGCATCTAAAGATAACTGGGAAACAGATAAAATTAAGATTTTTACAGTTCGGAGCATTGAAGAAAGAGCAAATATTAATTTATTAATAGAATTAGCAAAAAGAAAAAGAAATTATGATATTAAAATAGCTGGGAAAGGCCCTTTATTAGAAAAATATAGAGAAGAAATAAGAAAAAACCAGTTGGAAAATATTGAATTATTGGGATATATCTCAGATGAAGAAGTTAGATATTTTTATGAAACTGCTGATTTGGTAATTGTTCTGGCAAAATATGGCGAAGGGTTTGGATTGCCAATAATAGAAGGATATCTTTATAATAATCCAGTTTTCGCTTCAGATATTTGTGCTATACCGGAAATTATAATAGATAAGAATTTTTTAGTAAAAAATAATGTTGAAGATTTAGAAAATAAAATAGAAAAGTATTATGAAGAACTTCCAGTTTATAATTTTAAAAAGTACTATAAAGAAAATTTTTCTTATGATAAAATATTAAAAAAATACAGACAAATGTATGACAAGTTTTTTTAA
- a CDS encoding NAD-dependent epimerase/dehydratase family protein, producing MKQKVLVTGANGYIGKNVINYLLNNNIEVVAADISLDKISDKVKKIETNIFENTDYLFSNLENVNTCIHLAWRNGFVHNSITHLEDISLHYKFLKKIYESGIKNINVIGTMHEIGYWEGEVDNETSTNPISFYGIAKNSLRQSLKILEESDKELLIKWLRVFYIQGDDKNNNSIFSKIIQKEEEGAKTFPFTTGKNKYDFINIKILAEMISKAALQTDITGIINCCSGKPVSLKEKVELFLKENNLEIKLEYGAFPDRSYDSPAIWGNNNIISKIMKKALIK from the coding sequence ATGAAACAAAAGGTTTTAGTAACAGGAGCTAATGGCTATATAGGAAAAAATGTTATAAATTATTTATTAAATAATAATATTGAAGTAGTAGCTGCTGATATTTCTTTAGATAAAATAAGTGATAAAGTAAAAAAAATAGAAACTAATATATTTGAAAATACAGACTATCTTTTTTCTAATTTAGAGAATGTAAATACCTGTATTCATTTAGCGTGGAGAAATGGTTTTGTACATAATTCCATTACTCATCTTGAGGATATTTCATTACATTATAAATTTTTAAAGAAAATATATGAATCTGGTATAAAAAATATAAATGTCATAGGAACTATGCATGAAATTGGATACTGGGAAGGAGAAGTTGATAATGAGACTAGCACTAATCCTATTTCTTTTTATGGTATAGCCAAAAATAGTTTGAGACAGTCTTTGAAAATATTAGAAGAGAGTGATAAGGAATTATTGATAAAATGGCTTAGAGTGTTTTATATACAAGGAGATGATAAAAATAATAATTCTATCTTTTCTAAAATAATACAAAAAGAAGAAGAAGGCGCTAAAACTTTTCCATTTACTACAGGAAAAAATAAATATGATTTCATCAATATAAAGATATTAGCAGAGATGATTTCAAAGGCAGCTTTACAAACTGACATAACTGGAATTATAAATTGCTGTTCTGGTAAGCCTGTAAGTTTGAAGGAAAAAGTTGAATTATTTCTAAAAGAAAATAATTTAGAAATAAAATTAGAATACGGTGCATTTCCAGACCGTTCTTATGATTCTCCTGCTATATGGGGAAATAATAATATAATATCTAAAATAATGAAAAAAGCACTAATAAAGTAA
- a CDS encoding glycosyltransferase family 4 protein, giving the protein MKKISLELQWAVGKKTGVGWYIYNIVKELSKSDKNDYIAEFINFMGRHDVKSQINYDIKIKQNKLLTYTMYNFLTKKLNISHNLVFGTKSDIYHFFNFTIPKNIKGKVIITIYDTVFFSAPETMGDMKAISEYKYAAERSDLIITISESAKSDIIKHFNVDEKKIKIVTPGIDLQKYTYNYTNIELENIRKKYNLPKNYILYLGTIEPRKNIERIVKAFKNYKKEVKDDLKLVIVGNKGWKYDNIMKLIESMGTDIILTGYIDEEDKIPIYKLAQIFVFPSLYEGFGMPVLEAIAAGVPVITSNVSSLPEVAGDAAILVDPLNEYEIFEAYKKILSDKKLQRDMIEKGLKQAKKFQWKKSVEVLEKVYEKI; this is encoded by the coding sequence ATGAAAAAAATATCATTAGAATTACAATGGGCAGTTGGGAAAAAAACAGGAGTAGGATGGTATATATATAATATAGTTAAGGAATTAAGCAAGTCAGATAAAAATGATTATATAGCTGAATTTATCAATTTTATGGGAAGACATGATGTAAAGAGTCAGATAAATTATGACATAAAAATAAAACAGAATAAACTCCTTACTTATACAATGTATAATTTTTTAACAAAAAAACTGAATATAAGTCATAATCTTGTTTTTGGAACAAAGTCAGATATATATCATTTTTTTAATTTTACTATTCCGAAAAACATAAAAGGTAAGGTAATAATTACAATTTATGATACTGTATTTTTTTCAGCTCCAGAAACTATGGGTGATATGAAAGCTATTAGTGAATATAAATATGCTGCTGAGAGATCAGATTTGATTATAACTATTTCAGAAAGTGCAAAATCAGACATTATTAAACATTTTAATGTAGATGAGAAAAAAATAAAGATTGTAACACCAGGGATTGACTTACAGAAATATACGTATAATTATACTAATATAGAACTTGAAAATATTAGAAAAAAATATAATTTACCTAAAAATTACATTTTATATTTAGGAACAATTGAACCACGAAAAAATATCGAAAGAATTGTTAAAGCTTTTAAAAACTATAAAAAAGAAGTTAAAGATGATTTAAAACTTGTAATTGTAGGAAACAAAGGATGGAAATATGATAATATTATGAAGTTAATAGAATCAATGGGAACAGATATTATACTAACAGGTTATATTGATGAAGAAGATAAAATTCCTATTTATAAACTTGCACAGATTTTTGTATTTCCATCACTGTACGAAGGCTTTGGAATGCCAGTTCTGGAAGCTATAGCAGCTGGAGTACCTGTGATTACTTCCAATGTATCGTCTTTACCTGAAGTTGCAGGAGATGCTGCAATTTTAGTTGATCCTTTAAATGAATATGAAATTTTTGAAGCATATAAAAAAATTTTGTCGGATAAAAAATTACAAAGAGATATGATAGAAAAAGGTTTAAAACAAGCAAAAAAATTTCAATGGAAAAAATCTGTAGAAGTTCTTGAAAAAGTTTATGAAAAAATATAA
- a CDS encoding glycosyltransferase, whose product MNKKLIILSGINLIEGGPLTIYKECLKYLEESFPEKYRIVALVHDRNLFSEYESKIEFIEFKDSKKSYLKRIYYEYFYFKKLSKKLKPYLWFSLHDMTPNVEAHKRVVYCHNGMIFYNVKKEDIINEFKMFMFSKFYKYIYKINIQKNDFVVVQQDWIRKRFKELFKIKNVIVAHPNVVIDDVNLEKNKQIEKNSFLYPAFPRIFKNFEIICEAVKILEEKNIMDFMVYLTIDGSENLYSKKLFEKYKNLKNLKFLGLLKRNELMKYYEILENIIFPSKLETWGLPISEAKAFGKNILLADLEYAHETLGNYENVMFFKSDEAKELAEKMEILINRKNIKFDGNIGKNIEKPFCRNWKELFDILLSDNS is encoded by the coding sequence ATGAATAAAAAACTAATAATTCTATCAGGAATAAACTTAATCGAAGGTGGTCCCTTAACAATATATAAAGAATGCTTAAAATACCTTGAAGAAAGCTTTCCAGAAAAATATAGAATAGTGGCACTGGTTCATGACAGAAATTTATTTTCAGAGTATGAATCAAAAATAGAATTTATAGAATTTAAGGATTCTAAAAAAAGTTACTTAAAAAGAATATATTATGAATATTTTTATTTTAAAAAACTATCGAAAAAATTAAAACCGTATTTATGGTTTTCATTACATGACATGACACCAAATGTAGAAGCTCATAAAAGAGTAGTTTACTGTCATAATGGTATGATTTTTTATAATGTAAAAAAAGAAGATATTATCAATGAGTTTAAAATGTTTATGTTTTCTAAATTTTATAAATATATTTATAAAATCAATATTCAGAAAAATGATTTTGTTGTGGTACAGCAGGATTGGATTAGGAAAAGATTTAAGGAACTTTTTAAAATTAAAAATGTAATTGTAGCTCATCCCAATGTTGTTATTGATGATGTGAATTTAGAAAAGAATAAACAAATAGAGAAGAACAGTTTTTTATATCCAGCATTTCCTAGGATTTTTAAAAATTTTGAGATTATTTGTGAAGCTGTCAAAATATTGGAAGAAAAAAATATCATGGATTTTATGGTTTATCTTACAATTGATGGAAGTGAAAATTTATATTCTAAAAAATTGTTTGAAAAATATAAAAATTTAAAAAATCTAAAATTTTTAGGTTTGCTAAAAAGAAACGAGTTAATGAAATATTATGAAATTTTAGAAAATATTATTTTTCCATCTAAACTTGAAACTTGGGGATTACCAATTTCAGAAGCAAAAGCATTTGGTAAAAATATACTTTTAGCAGATTTGGAATATGCCCATGAAACGTTAGGAAACTATGAAAATGTAATGTTTTTTAAATCCGATGAAGCTAAAGAATTGGCTGAAAAAATGGAAATTTTAATAAATAGGAAAAATATAAAATTTGATGGAAATATAGGGAAGAATATTGAAAAACCATTTTGTAGAAATTGGAAAGAATTGTTTGATATTTTACTGTCAGATAATAGTTAG
- a CDS encoding biotin--[acetyl-CoA-carboxylase] ligase: MKFKFFDEINSTNEYLRRYLRIEEFEVIVAKKQTDGKGKRESVWISNEGAALFSFAVSDNTELDEKITIFAGYIVYNVLKEYVESKEKLTFKWPNDIYYEDKKICGILCEKVRNFIIVGIGININNTDFGMFRDKAISLVEITGKTHSIQEIIEKTVSNFEEQFYSLNRNWENILNVVNENSYLKNRKIIIKQNGKFLEKDYKFLRIDRRGKLSLIGKGDKDEVKFTTLEFKVM; the protein is encoded by the coding sequence TTGAAATTTAAATTTTTTGATGAAATAAATTCAACTAATGAATATTTAAGAAGATATTTAAGAATAGAAGAATTTGAAGTTATTGTCGCAAAAAAGCAGACAGATGGAAAAGGTAAAAGGGAGAGTGTGTGGATTTCAAACGAGGGTGCCGCACTCTTTTCTTTTGCCGTTAGTGATAATACCGAACTAGATGAAAAAATAACAATCTTTGCAGGTTATATAGTTTACAATGTATTAAAAGAGTATGTGGAATCCAAAGAAAAACTTACCTTTAAATGGCCAAATGACATTTACTATGAAGATAAAAAAATATGTGGAATTTTATGTGAAAAAGTAAGGAATTTCATAATAGTTGGAATAGGGATAAATATCAACAATACTGATTTTGGAATGTTCCGTGATAAAGCTATTTCTCTTGTGGAAATTACAGGAAAAACTCACTCAATTCAGGAAATTATTGAAAAAACTGTATCAAATTTTGAAGAGCAGTTTTATAGCCTAAATAGAAATTGGGAAAATATACTAAATGTTGTAAATGAAAACAGTTATTTAAAAAATAGAAAAATTATTATAAAACAGAATGGAAAGTTTTTAGAAAAAGACTACAAGTTTTTACGAATAGACAGAAGAGGTAAACTTTCATTGATTGGCAAGGGAGATAAGGATGAAGTGAAGTTTACTACGTTGGAGTTTAAGGTTATGTAA
- a CDS encoding DegV family protein, whose protein sequence is MAIKYLDAKRLKLVFIGGGKWVTKHEDLLNELNVYPVPDGDTGSNMSMTLNSMINDLEEKTNDKIKMPELIEVVEEAVLMGARGNSGTILSQVITGFLKGIGEKAKLLPIDVAKALVSAKETAYSAVSEPIEGTMLTVIRKISEKAMECASKFEDLVEFLKEIVEVGEKAVEETPEMLPKLKEAGVVDAGGKGLFFFFEGFYKVTTELNLLAKLQKAQVKENEFDKTIANIDHDPESIRFQYCTEYIILNGDFDTEEYKKRVLELGDSAVFAQTSKKFKTHIHTNHPGKAMEIALEYGPLEKMKVENMKLQHDNLQIFSEKDEAKIFVNPKIDKTKAAFIILADSENLKDEFLKLGADVAILGGQSKNPSVLEILNAIDKTKKETVYILPNNKNVITTAKMAAEKAKKTVIVLNTKTMLDGYYFLKNKENDIDEVKESASRNYSVEITKAVRDTKVENLTIQKDDFIGLVNGKIKFAKKSLKEITDEILRNLINKNTITAIVVSGNEKDEAAQKNIEQKLSEIKTTFINGNQENYHYYLYIENKDPNMPEIAILTDSVSDLTNEDIEGLPIKIVPLKIDINGELYKDGVEITKAEFWHQMLDNNAKIKTSQPSPQEFLNAYNKLFEKGYKKIISIHPSSKLSGTIQAAKVGRSLTNRENDIELVDSLGASLLQGFLALGAAGKSIRGESFTEILNWINNFRNKGKLLMIIPDLKYLEKGGRIGKASSTIAGALNMKPILTVNQGEVTVEKKVLGERNAQKYIEKYIERESKKQSIVLMSGWGGTPTELENVVRIYSEVENNPKISSLILNREIGAVIGAHAGPVYGIFIFPRLS, encoded by the coding sequence ATGGCAATAAAATATTTGGATGCCAAAAGATTAAAATTAGTATTTATTGGTGGCGGAAAATGGGTTACAAAACACGAAGACTTGCTAAATGAATTAAATGTTTATCCAGTACCTGACGGCGACACAGGAAGTAATATGTCAATGACATTAAATTCAATGATAAACGATCTGGAAGAAAAAACAAATGATAAAATAAAAATGCCTGAACTTATCGAAGTAGTTGAAGAGGCAGTATTAATGGGAGCCAGAGGAAATTCTGGAACAATTTTATCACAAGTAATTACAGGATTTTTAAAGGGAATTGGAGAAAAAGCAAAATTATTGCCAATTGATGTTGCAAAAGCTCTTGTAAGTGCTAAAGAGACAGCCTATAGTGCTGTAAGCGAACCGATTGAAGGAACAATGCTGACAGTTATCAGAAAAATTTCTGAAAAGGCTATGGAATGTGCAAGCAAATTTGAAGATCTAGTAGAATTTTTAAAAGAAATTGTAGAAGTTGGAGAAAAAGCTGTGGAAGAAACTCCTGAAATGTTGCCAAAATTAAAGGAAGCAGGAGTAGTTGATGCTGGTGGAAAAGGTTTATTTTTCTTTTTTGAAGGATTTTACAAAGTTACAACTGAGTTAAATTTACTGGCCAAACTGCAAAAAGCCCAGGTAAAAGAAAATGAATTTGACAAAACAATAGCGAATATTGACCACGATCCTGAAAGCATTCGTTTCCAATATTGTACAGAATACATCATTTTAAACGGAGATTTTGATACAGAGGAGTATAAAAAGCGTGTACTTGAATTAGGAGATTCGGCAGTATTTGCACAAACTTCTAAAAAATTTAAGACACATATTCATACAAACCATCCAGGAAAAGCGATGGAAATTGCATTGGAATATGGACCGCTTGAAAAAATGAAAGTAGAAAATATGAAATTGCAGCATGATAATTTGCAGATTTTTAGTGAAAAAGATGAAGCAAAAATCTTTGTAAATCCGAAAATTGACAAAACTAAAGCAGCTTTCATAATTTTAGCAGATTCTGAAAATTTAAAAGACGAATTTCTAAAACTGGGAGCAGATGTTGCGATTCTTGGTGGACAAAGCAAAAATCCAAGCGTGCTGGAAATTCTAAATGCTATCGACAAGACAAAAAAAGAAACTGTGTATATTCTGCCAAATAACAAGAATGTCATTACAACAGCTAAAATGGCAGCTGAAAAAGCTAAAAAAACTGTTATCGTATTAAACACTAAAACAATGCTTGACGGATACTATTTCTTGAAAAATAAGGAAAACGACATTGACGAGGTAAAAGAATCAGCTTCCAGAAATTATTCAGTAGAAATTACAAAAGCTGTGAGAGATACAAAAGTAGAAAATTTGACAATACAAAAAGATGATTTTATAGGTCTTGTAAATGGAAAAATAAAATTTGCAAAAAAATCACTAAAAGAAATAACGGATGAAATATTAAGAAATTTAATTAATAAAAATACAATAACAGCCATTGTTGTAAGCGGAAATGAAAAAGATGAGGCTGCTCAAAAAAATATTGAACAAAAACTAAGCGAAATAAAAACAACTTTTATCAATGGAAATCAGGAAAATTATCACTATTATCTCTACATTGAAAACAAAGATCCAAATATGCCTGAAATAGCAATTCTTACAGATTCGGTATCCGATTTAACAAATGAAGACATTGAAGGATTGCCGATAAAAATTGTCCCTTTAAAAATTGACATAAATGGAGAGCTTTACAAAGATGGAGTAGAAATCACAAAAGCAGAATTCTGGCATCAAATGCTTGATAATAATGCAAAAATAAAAACTTCACAGCCATCACCGCAGGAATTTTTAAATGCCTATAACAAATTATTTGAAAAAGGATACAAAAAAATAATTTCAATTCATCCTTCATCAAAGCTAAGCGGAACAATACAGGCAGCTAAAGTTGGAAGAAGTTTGACAAACAGGGAAAATGATATTGAACTAGTTGACAGTCTGGGAGCTTCATTATTGCAAGGTTTCCTAGCATTAGGTGCAGCTGGAAAATCAATAAGAGGTGAAAGTTTTACAGAAATTCTTAACTGGATAAACAACTTTAGAAATAAAGGAAAATTACTTATGATTATTCCTGATTTAAAATATCTTGAAAAAGGCGGGAGAATTGGAAAGGCAAGTTCAACAATAGCAGGAGCTCTTAATATGAAACCTATTTTAACTGTAAATCAAGGAGAAGTTACCGTTGAGAAAAAAGTTCTAGGTGAACGTAATGCTCAAAAATATATAGAAAAATATATAGAACGTGAAAGTAAAAAACAAAGCATAGTTCTTATGAGCGGATGGGGAGGAACTCCAACAGAACTTGAAAATGTAGTCCGAATTTACTCTGAAGTGGAAAATAATCCAAAAATAAGTTCATTAATATTAAATCGGGAAATTGGAGCCGTAATAGGAGCTCATGCAGGCCCAGTCTACGGAATATTTATATTTCCAAGATTAAGTTAA
- a CDS encoding S1C family serine protease, giving the protein MKKINFMKKGNKKFALFSILFLILSCSNKNDTKSNSTENMANVETKSISQEELQKYTKNAVQTQDAFVSVHNSVKDSIVNIRVKKTVTINTYNPLEAFLNGSSGGQERREASSLGSGFVVSKDGYIVTNNHVVDGADEIYVKFSNGREYRTKLVGTSPEVDIAVLKIDSNETFKPLEFANSDQIQIGQWSIAFGNPLGLNDSMTVGIVSAAGRSSLGIEAIENFIQTDASINQGNSGGPLIDITGKVIGVNTAIYSQSGGSVGIGFAIPANLAMTVKDSIIATGKFERPYIGVYLGTLDSDKVKALNLKSSNGVFVADVVPNAPAAAAGITKNDVIIAVDGKEVNSSGAFVGEIAAKKVGQNVKLTVIRNGKTVQVGVNLVKTPNALQQQQIIQQRQQQQQQQEFGR; this is encoded by the coding sequence ATGAAAAAAATAAATTTTATGAAAAAAGGAAATAAAAAATTTGCTTTATTTTCAATCTTGTTTTTAATTTTAAGTTGTTCAAATAAGAACGATACAAAATCTAACAGTACAGAAAATATGGCAAATGTTGAAACAAAATCAATTTCTCAGGAGGAGTTACAAAAGTATACTAAAAATGCGGTTCAGACACAGGATGCTTTTGTTAGTGTTCATAACAGCGTAAAAGATTCTATTGTAAATATTAGAGTCAAAAAAACTGTAACTATAAATACTTATAATCCTTTGGAAGCATTTCTGAATGGAAGTTCCGGAGGGCAGGAAAGACGTGAAGCGAGTTCTCTTGGTTCAGGATTTGTAGTTTCAAAAGACGGATATATTGTAACAAATAATCACGTTGTTGACGGTGCGGATGAAATTTATGTAAAATTCTCAAATGGACGTGAATACCGTACAAAACTTGTGGGAACATCTCCAGAAGTTGACATTGCTGTATTAAAAATAGATTCAAATGAAACATTCAAGCCATTGGAATTTGCAAATTCAGATCAGATTCAAATTGGGCAATGGTCAATAGCATTTGGAAATCCGTTAGGACTTAACGATTCGATGACTGTTGGAATTGTGAGTGCCGCTGGACGTAGTTCGCTTGGAATCGAAGCAATTGAGAACTTTATTCAAACTGATGCGTCTATTAATCAGGGAAATAGTGGTGGACCATTAATTGATATAACTGGTAAAGTTATAGGAGTAAATACTGCAATTTATTCTCAAAGTGGTGGAAGTGTGGGAATTGGATTTGCCATTCCAGCTAATTTAGCTATGACTGTAAAAGATTCAATTATCGCAACTGGTAAATTTGAAAGACCGTATATAGGTGTATATCTTGGAACTTTAGATTCAGATAAAGTAAAAGCTCTTAATCTAAAATCTTCAAACGGAGTATTTGTAGCGGATGTTGTTCCAAATGCTCCGGCAGCAGCTGCAGGAATAACTAAAAATGATGTCATTATAGCAGTTGATGGAAAGGAAGTTAATTCATCTGGTGCATTTGTAGGAGAAATTGCAGCTAAAAAAGTTGGACAAAATGTAAAATTAACAGTAATTAGAAATGGAAAAACTGTACAAGTAGGAGTAAATCTTGTTAAAACTCCAAATGCTCTTCAACAGCAGCAAATTATTCAGCAAAGACAGCAACAGCAACAACAACAGGAATTTGGAAGATAG
- a CDS encoding glycosyltransferase family 2 protein → MYDFTACIVTYNTNREELAQIISCFQKTKLKFKLWISDNSEEDSLRNFINNLSNDRIEYIFNNSNNGFGSGHNVILEKLMDKNCKEKAEFHLILNADIIFEESTIEKIVDYMRKNSDIGQIGPKIYESNGEVNKSCRLLPTPLNLIFRRFCPIKSVVDKMDYDYEMRWCDYNTIMEVPILSGCFMFIRTDVLKTVGMFDTRYFMYMEDYDLCRRIGQKYKVIFYPEVEIIHEHGKASYKTRKMMMAHINSAIKYFNKWGWFFDNERKTRNKECIKRYKK, encoded by the coding sequence ATGTACGACTTTACAGCTTGTATAGTGACTTATAATACTAATCGAGAAGAATTAGCTCAGATTATAAGTTGTTTTCAAAAAACAAAATTGAAATTTAAACTATGGATTTCAGATAATTCTGAAGAGGATAGTTTGAGAAATTTTATAAACAATCTTTCAAATGATCGAATCGAATATATTTTTAATAATTCAAATAATGGATTTGGATCAGGACATAATGTTATATTAGAAAAATTAATGGATAAAAATTGCAAAGAAAAAGCAGAATTTCATTTAATATTAAATGCTGATATAATTTTTGAAGAAAGTACAATTGAGAAAATAGTTGATTATATGAGAAAAAATTCTGATATTGGGCAGATAGGGCCTAAAATATATGAATCTAATGGAGAGGTAAACAAATCTTGCAGACTATTACCCACACCTTTAAATTTAATATTTAGAAGATTTTGTCCAATAAAATCGGTTGTAGATAAAATGGATTATGATTATGAAATGAGATGGTGTGATTATAACACAATAATGGAAGTTCCAATTTTATCTGGATGTTTTATGTTCATAAGAACAGATGTTTTGAAAACTGTTGGAATGTTTGATACTAGATATTTCATGTATATGGAAGATTATGATTTATGTAGAAGAATTGGACAAAAATATAAAGTGATATTTTATCCTGAGGTAGAAATAATTCATGAACATGGAAAAGCATCCTATAAAACACGAAAAATGATGATGGCACATATAAATTCAGCCATAAAATATTTTAATAAATGGGGCTGGTTTTTTGATAATGAAAGAAAAACAAGGAATAAGGAATGTATAAAAAGATATAAAAAATAA
- a CDS encoding KdsC family phosphatase, protein MIKLILLDVDGTLTDGGIYLGNSGEELKKFNVKDGYAIVNAQKVGIEFGIITGAESELLKNRAKKLKIKYLYQGISEKTLVLKEIMKNLNLKKEEIAYMGDDLNDIKIMKMAGFCGTPLDGANELKEFADFISTKNGGDGAVREFIETILKKENLFQEFLENVE, encoded by the coding sequence ATGATAAAATTAATTTTACTGGATGTAGATGGAACACTTACCGATGGTGGAATTTATCTTGGAAACAGTGGTGAGGAACTAAAAAAGTTTAATGTAAAGGATGGTTATGCCATTGTAAATGCACAAAAAGTAGGCATAGAATTTGGAATTATTACAGGCGCTGAATCTGAACTTTTAAAAAATCGTGCCAAAAAATTAAAAATCAAGTATCTGTATCAGGGAATTTCTGAAAAAACTCTTGTTCTAAAAGAAATAATGAAAAATTTGAATTTAAAAAAAGAAGAAATTGCCTATATGGGTGATGACCTGAATGATATAAAAATTATGAAAATGGCAGGATTCTGCGGAACTCCTTTGGACGGAGCAAATGAATTAAAGGAGTTTGCTGATTTTATTTCTACCAAAAATGGTGGTGATGGGGCAGTACGAGAATTTATAGAAACTATTTTAAAAAAGGAAAATTTATTTCAAGAATTTTTAGAAAATGTTGAATAA